A genomic window from Deltaproteobacteria bacterium includes:
- a CDS encoding transposase codes for MRGLKRHLLIEVHGHPLNFTVTKANWHDQRAILTTLDGVRIGKRKRKPKRLGVA; via the coding sequence ATTCGCGGCCTCAAACGCCACCTCCTCATTGAAGTGCATGGGCATCCGCTCAACTTCACCGTCACCAAAGCTAACTGGCATGATCAACGCGCTATCCTAACTACTCTCGATGGCGTCCGTATCGGGAAGCGGAAACGCAAACCTAAGCGCCTGGGGGTGGCCTGA
- a CDS encoding transposase: MKPACTRDCSRKASSLDVPLSPRKPYRSDVTDLQGDYLSALLPIGARTGRPRANEREILNSILYVLKTGCQWEDLPHDIAASPKTCHRRLLEYQRRRVWQKIVHLLLQEADRRGYLNFTNAYPDASVIKSRKGLRPKSGTPANTVFAASNATSSLKCMGIRSTSPSPKLTGMINALS, encoded by the coding sequence TCTTAGCCCACGGAAGCCGTATCGGTCCGATGTCACAGACCTCCAAGGGGACTATCTGTCTGCCTTGTTGCCGATAGGCGCGCGCACTGGGCGGCCCCGGGCCAACGAACGAGAAATTCTCAATAGCATCTTGTACGTGCTCAAAACCGGCTGTCAGTGGGAAGACCTACCCCATGACATCGCGGCCTCGCCCAAAACTTGCCACCGGCGCTTGCTCGAATACCAACGTCGTCGCGTGTGGCAAAAGATCGTTCACCTCTTGCTTCAAGAAGCTGACCGGCGAGGCTATTTGAATTTCACCAATGCCTATCCTGACGCTAGTGTGATCAAGTCAAGAAAAGGGCTGCGTCCCAAGTCGGGTACTCCGGCAAACACCGTATTCGCGGCCTCAAACGCCACCTCCTCATTGAAGTGCATGGGCATCCGCTCAACTTCACCGTCACCAAAGCTAACTGGCATGATCAACGCGCTATCCTAA